GCGAGGTGCTCCATATCGGGCGTGGGCGGCCAGATCTACGGCAGCTTGATCGAGGAAGGCCACATCTACGTCATATTGGTCGAGGGCGGCGGGATCCATGGCGCCGTCTCCTGCTCTGATTTGGCTGACTAGGGTTATTGCCGCCGCGGATCTCGCTGTGCCCGTCATGGACGCCTCGCCCCCGGGCTCCTCCGCCGTCGTCGGCGAGGACGCGTTCATCTGCTGTTGGTAAGCACTTCCGCATAttcctcctccttttcctcTAGGCTAGGTCGTATACTATTTGGTACAAACCCGTTCATATTTGCCGCTGTTGTGTTGCCCATCCCTGCAAGCTAAGCCTGTTGCTGCTATCTGTTCGTATTCCCCTTAGCAAAATAATTATAGTAGTGTGCTGGTTGTATTCCTTTCCTCTAGTAGTATCTTCAATCTGCAGCAGGAATCATGTGCCCCTTAGCAAAATAATTATAGTAGTGTGCTGGCTGTATTCCTTTCCTCTCGTAGTATATTCAATCTGCAGCAGGAATCATGTGGTCTTCAGTATATTCAATCTGTTATTAGCTTTGGGGAGGCACCTAATTTTAGAACTCTAGTAATAGTTGAGTGACATTTATTTCATAGGAACTACCTCTTATAGTTTGTGGTCCTAAAGCCATGTTTGGATCATCATGTGTATCTTATGCGCCCAATTTGATTTAGCTAATAGTTTGTGGTCCTTAAGCCATGTTTGGATCTCCTAAAACTGCGCCTGTTCACTTCAACTGAAAGCCAGCCGATCGCTGTTGTATGTACAATATTCTGTGAGACAAACTACACACTATGTAAAAAAAACTGTAATCATCAATGCTAGCATTTCTGTTGCCACTAGCTGCAGTTAACTATATCTGTCCTTCCTGGTTATTAAAACGACGTTTAAACGTCGTGAAAACGACGTTTTCACGAGAAAACGTTCTTGTGAAATCGACGTTTAAACGTTAAAACGTCCGTTTAAACGATAAAACGTCCATCGTTTCGTTAAAATCTACCCTCTATTCGTTTCGTCGTTTTATCGTTTTAATAACCCTGCTGTCCTTAAGTTTTGTCCAAAATGTTCAGAGTTTCCTCTGCTTCAGTTCTGTTCATTTTAGTTTAGCATAGCCTTGCTCTCAGAAtttattttatattgatgcCATCATATCATTGTTGATGCCAATTCTCGTCTTAGCATGAGAAACACTGTTCATTTGTGTTAATATGGTGCTGCATCATGTATGTTTATCTAATACCGTACATCCATAGTTGTACGTATTGAAATATAAAATAATAATTAGCAGAACCTTGTTCCCAATCCTTTAGTTCTGGTAACTTAATAGACCGTGGTCATCTCATATTTACTGATGAGTTACTGGTAACTTAACAGAACCTTGTGATGAGTTAATAGCTAGCTTAGTAGTTGGTAGGTTGAATGCATGTTTAAGTAATGAGATGAGGACACCTAATATGATTCTAATTAAGATAATAACTGAATCTGCTTGTGTTCTTGAGCAGCACTTCTAAGCTGAAGAATGTGAAATGATGTGCTCCTCAACCAGATGACAATTTCAGCACTTCTAAGCTGAAGAATGTAATACCTGGGTGAGATGCACTCAAAACATAATTTATGTGTGTCACTCAAATCAGATTCTACATTGCAGTTACTGCCTTCCTGGTATGCTACACCATAACCTTAACACTTTCCCTTCAAGTTTATTTTTTTCCGAAGgcatttggatttttgaataacGCGGGATATATTGACTGGGACCTGCACTAACTCGCTGGGTTACTTTTTTCTCTTGCAagttctaaatttttgttcatgATTCTGATGTTTGCAGCACAAAGCCCTTGATAGGGTGCTTGCAGAGGTGAGACGTTGGAGAGCCTAGTGGAGTTCGAATCTAACTGCTGCTTCACAGGTAGGGAATTTTTTTGCTATTTCAGCTACTTGACATGTTTACACTGAACTTTCCATTATCCATTGTGAGTGTGAGGTAGACCACCTGTTTTAGACTAATGCTGAAAACACTATAACGgtctcaaaatattgtgctcatATAGCTAATGGCTGTTTTCAGTACATGCTTATAATGAAGATTAATAGTAGCAGTCCTAGCTGTTCTGAAGCTCTGAATTTGCAGGTCACAACTCTGTATAGAACTGATTTCTCAGGAAGAAGGGAGCTATCAGCAAGGCAAATGCACACAGTTAGCTGATGAGGTTAGTTGTAAATTAGCATTCTTTATTTTAGCCATGGCCAAAGTTCCTCTGTCTGACTGAGTTGTGCATCTCATATCCTCACTTGGACACTATCTAGTTACATTATCTGAATGTACTTGTGTTTGATAGTTTTACCTACTTTTGTATATCTATATCAAAACTCCATGCACCCACAAAGTCTGGATATTTCTGTCGGTCTGTCCTATGTAACATTGGCCCCATTTGATAAGCAGAGGAAGAAGCAAATGTTGTTTACTTTGGATCAGATGATGTCGATGCTGCTATATAGAAGAGAGCTTCCCACATGATGGTTTCACATTATCTTGCACAATGTATTACTAGACTATTTGGATTTGTAATTGCAAAGTTACTAAAAAATAAGTTACAATGGATCTGTGATGTATAACCTGTGTATTTGCGCCTCCAGCAATTGACTTTAGAGATAGTAGTTAATATGTATGACTTCAACAGATTGTGTATGTGTATCTGCAATGTATATATGGATAGAAACTATGTATTTATGATGtatataaaatctatttatggcctgtttttttttgtttttttaactcATCATCACAGACGCATTTTCTTATATCCACGTCTCTGATCAACATCATCATCAACATCATCGGAGATGCATTTTTAACTAGCCGCGTCTCTGTTGTGGTCATATCAGAGACGTGTTTTAACTGGAAGGGTCTCTGATGTGGTTATATCACAGACGCGGAAATCGGATTTCCGCGTTTGTGATGTGTTATCACAGACGCAAATTTAGAGACGCTCAATTTTCACGTCTATAATGAGGTTTAAGACGCGTCTCTAATAAGCTGCTCTTACATAGTGAGTTGATTTAATCTAATAACTTTGAGTTCAATGCATGCCTTTGTTAAAAGAGCCTGTTTGTTTGACCTTCTGGACAACTTTTTAGTGTGAAAAATCAAAATCTCACACAATAACGAATTTCTCGTGCAGCTTCCGGAAGCTAAAAGCTGAGTTTATATGAAAAGCTGAAAAGTTTAGTTCTCTAAGGTTTTTGTAGCTTTTTTAGTCCAGAAAGTTAAAAGTATCGTCTACAAGCTATTACTAGCTCTTCAAAAACAAAAAGGGAGCAGCAGCTTTTTAGAAAAACTTCAAAACCTACCGCTTAAACAAACAGACCCTAAGCGTGTCCGTTAGGGCGTTGTTTGGGAATGCATTGATGTTCCAATGGCTTTGTACTTGTACTATGTACAAAGTCATTGGATGGCTCGTTGCATTGTTGTGTTGTGTCGCGTCACTTGGGTGGATTAGTCATTCAGGTGGCTTGGTTAATCTTTCATGTACATTAAACTTCTAATTGAAAAGCAGAGCTCCTACCATTTGCTTAAAAAAAGCTTTGTACTATGTAGTTGTAGATtatctctttgttttttttcctctgAACTTGGCGGTGTTCTATTTGCTTGGACttgtttttaatttttctttgtCAATCCAATTATTCAATAACTCTTGGTGCTGGTTCAGTCTGCAAAAAAGTCTCTACACATCCTTTCAAGGGGTAAACCTGGTTACTTGTTGCTACAAGCCAAGCATCTGACTGCCCCTCAAAACCTCTTTGGCTTAAAGCTGAGTGCAAATTGAGGCAAAGGAAAGCATCATAGCACCATCTATCATATTCTCTCACTACTCTGGTAGTAGCTACCGTCACAAtttaacaaaagaaaaataacaGCATACATCTattagtgtaatctacacaacTCAGAGCAAATCATAATAATAGGTTGATTGTTTGTTCCTTCCACTAAATTCGCCGATCAAGGATCAACCCAGTTGCTACTTTAACCCTATTGCCGACATCGGGCCTTCTTCTACTTCAGTAACTCAACAGAGGCTCATGGAGAGGGGAACTGGATCCCTCAGCAACAGAATGGACAGCAAGAGCAGCAAGGAAACCATTTTGCCGGGGCTGGTGGTTGCGGTGCTGGTTCTGCCGCCGACGCCGGTgctggtgccggtgccggtgccggtgccggtgctggTTCAGGTTCCGGGGCTGGTTCCGGGGCTTGTTGATCTGCTTCCCGTGTCTCGGCTTGAACTTTCGGAGCTTCCTGCTCAGCCAGAGGCTCTGCCTGTTGGGACACGGACAACGACTGCGAATGTGATGTGCTTTGGCGCGCAAGCTCAGGAGGGTCATCTTTCACGGATCCACTATTTCTCCCGTCACTAGCCAATCTGAAGAAATTGCAAGTAATTGATTAGGAATAAACACTTAACCACCTTTGGTTTTGAAATCATTTGCTGCATCTTTCACCAAAGACCATATTATATTGTATGCAATATGCTCTTTAGCAATGTTTACTGAACTTTGCAGATACTTCCTCTAGTATTAGATAGATTGGTTGTCTATGCTCTACCAAACACTGAAAATAAAAAGTACTAGAAGATACTTAGTACTTGTTTAGTATTCAGTTATTAACTGCTTCAGTTTAAAACACTATATCTATGATGGCTTGACGAAACACCTTAAACATTGAAAACTTGTATGGTAAATCTTGTAAGGGAATAGAACGCTGAGAGATCATACATTGGGAATGCGAAGCTTGTTGCGCTAGCATCGGAACGGTGCGACAGGCTATGGATATAATCAGTGTTGCCATCCCCACCATCTTGGTCCCCTTCCCTGGCAGCAGGCTTCAGTTTAGCACTGGCCTGTACGGTCATCTTCGCCGTCTCACTTCTCATGGGGCTAGAGCTGGTGCTCGGCCTTGGCAATGGCGGCAGTGGTGCCAATGGGTCATTGGGGTTGCTCAGCTCACCTGACTTGCCATACAGGAAGAAATGGTCCTTTGAAAAGCTCGCGTTCCCAGCATTGATGCTGAACAGAGATTCATTCGATGTCACGCTCCAGTCCGCTGGCGACGTCGATTTTGACCTTGCAAAGATGGACGATGGGATTCTTTTAGGGTCTGGACGCTCATCTGGCGCCCTAGACATGGCCTGCACCGACGGTGACTGCTTTGGGTCAGTGGGGGCATGGCTTCCATGTTTTGAAGATGAACTGCTCTGTTGCCTGATATCTGTGATCACTGGGTTTTGACCAAACGATAGTGTGCTGCCTAGTATTGGACCCTCTATCTGAAAGAATTCATCGTCTTCTATGTCTTCTGATGAAGCAGAAGATGAGGAGCTTGACTCCTTATTCTTGCCGGGATTGTCTGAGGGTGCTTGCTTATCGGTTTCGGCAGGAGTGACAGAAGGATTGGTGCTCACTTGTCCACTATTTTGGTCTTCCTTCTGATGGACCATTGTGAGGTGCCAAGAGAACTTCTTGATACCCGCCTTCGGTGTCTATTACTCTATTCCTGTGAAATGAAATAAACATCAACTCAAGTCTCCTGCTGATATGATTATTAATTAATTGTAGTCTTAACACACTGCGAGCTTCAAACTGTAACTGCAGCATCTCCCTTGAATGATGTCTGAGTGTTTGTTATTTACTCCTACACAGTTGAATGAGCAGCCCAAAGAATTCTGTTAAAAGAAGACGGTAGTTTTTACAACAAAACACAAACAATAGCTGGGTTCTTTGAAAATTAAATTTACTAAGCCTGTCATGTATATTATGTTGTTTTCTGTTGTCAATGAAAAAACTTGTGAAACCTCTTAATGATTTTTTTAGACAATCTCTCTAGCTATATATTTCACATTTTCACTTGGCATTGTTGTAGATATATAGAAAGAATCACCATGTTCTTTGAGACTTCATGTTTCTGACTTGCAAGTCTTGCAAAATCAGAGAAGGAAAGCACATTTTTCATACTTTCAGATTTGttgtttttccaaaaaaaattctgaaaaaatggTACAGTTTGATGACCTCTTGTGATTTGTGAATAGGTTATTAATTAGGTTCCATAAGAAAAgtcaaaagaacaaaaacaaaaagatacagATGCCGAATGCCTGTGAATATTGTAAAGAAAATTGGAACTTTTTAATTTGATTGCAGCAACAAATAGATGGCTTACCACATTCACAAGAAGCATTCAATTACATGGCCCACGATAGCTTGATCCCAAGTATCTGTTTACTTTTTAGCTTCCCTAGATCAATCGATCTATACAAGTTTAAACAAGAGATATCAAACCAACATTTTACtaagaaattaaagaaaaaaaggaaacaagAGCGCGTAAACTAAGGATCACAAACCATGTTTACCTCTTCAGTCTCCCCTACAATGCTCGGCTCAGTTTCGTTCACGCCTGAATTTTTGGGGAACCAGGAGATGCaaccaagaaaaaagaagattgaaataaacagaaaaagaaaagatcgACAAAATGGAACGAGTGAGAAGAAGTTGCATGCAAATATGGAATGGTTGGTTTAAGTGTGGGATAGTTTCGCCCACACGTTCCCATCCGCATATCTTGCATAGCACAATATTCTGTtgccattttttttcctttttgttgcGTTAGAAGCAATGCTGGAGAGTAGGTTGGGACACACTATTATTAGTCTACCATTTCCATGCATTTGCATAAATTAATGCTGATATAAAGTATCTGCATTGTACAGATTAAATGCTGTATATAGTTTTTTCTAACAGTTTAGGTGGCATATGAGTTTAGTGAGGATCAATGGTGGTCACCTttggatgatgagtgattgccaacttTGTGTGAATTTGATATTTTTGGCTCGTGATGTGCAGGCGCAGGATGCGACCTGACGGTCGATAGATGTGGAGGAGGTCGAGTGAAAGGTTCATGTCGATGAACTAAGGGCAGTGAAGAATGAACGCGATTAGGCTTGGAACGAGGGACTCGAGAAGTCCAGGCAAAGTCACAGGCGATCCATGTGGTGCACTGAAGAGCAAAAGTACATGGACGGATGAAGATTGTGTCGGTCGAGTCAAACGAGACGGAGCCGTCAGAGGTTTGTTGGAGACTAGACACGCATCGACTTCGAAGAGGTCGCGTAGAGAGTAGAGACCAAGTGGCGGTTTGGGAGGTTTGAGCCTCAAAACCACCATGCAGACAGGTTTCtagtttgggcctcaaaaccgggGGCGCGTCCAGTGCGACTGGATTACAGAGATGGAGGACACGTGGTGCCATCGCGAAGCTTGCGTCGAGACGAAACAAAGTCGTGAAGACAGCGTGTCCATCCGACGGTTCTACAGTTTTGCCCATACGTGGATGTGTATCGTAGTTATTAGTGTAGGTGTATTTTCATCTTTCGCCAAGCTTCATATATGGATGGGGATGGCTGGTTTGAGGGCTCTCCATCCCTAGTTTTATTTTCTccatatttttttcttatttttggaTTAGAGTTTGTATGAAGATTTTTTTGGAATGGAAGTCATACCCTCCCATGTCCTTTGGGCTTGAAGATTCAAGTTCTTCTATGATTTTTGTGTACCCCTTTCCTTGTTCCTGAGTGTTTTTTTTGTGCATTTTCGCGGTATTTTTTCATGTGATTTTTGATTCACGAGTTCTGCGATCTTTTTGCAAACTTTTTTCTAGATCTATTAGCTCTATTATTAGTTGCGGATCTACCGTGTTCGAACCTATGGAGTATTGAGGGggaaatttggatttgaagttttggatttttttttcttcccctttTTCGCGTAAGGGAAgttcggcggcggtggcgcgcggcgttGCTGCAAGTGGCGCCTTGCACTATAAATGTCTATGCAGCTCGGAGCCCGACAGCCCGCCCATGAGCCCGATTTtttggcccggcccggcccggcctgtACCGTGACAGGGCTAGCCCGGCCCGCGAGCatgggccgtgcttgggccgcccCACCAGCACGCCGTGCGGCACGGCCCGGCACACCTGATACAGGCCAGCCCGGGTAAGGCCCGGCATCTCCGACGGCCTAGGCGGCCAGGCCAGGCCAGCCCAGGAATGGGGAGGGGAGCATATATAGTCGCACCCCCCGCCGGCCCGCCCGGTGCTTCCCATTCCCGACCCCCAACCCTAATCCCGTCCCCGGCCGCCCCTCGACCTCCTCGCCTTCGCTCTCCAGATCTGAGATCTCCCCCGCCTCCGGCGGCCAACCGCCGGCTTCTCGCCTCCCCCCTCTCCCCCTCATCTCCAGTGACTCGGTGAGTACTTGTAGATCATGTAGGCCTGAAGCTGCCAcggctcctcctcgtcgcctcGCCTCCCACCCTCCTCCTCTGTCCTCTTCCTCTCGTCCTCCCTCGTGGCTCCGCGGCTCCACCGCTCCATCCTCCACCGTATGCCCGCATCTCGCCGTTGGCCatctgtaggatcaagaacaccgactagaggggggtgaataggcgatttaaaatctaaagccaacaacactagagaaatttaattagtaacaaaggaaagccctatgtcatgctatttgctatctctagatgggtttgcaacctagggtgacaagatacaaaacaagccttgctacaagatgaGTATCCAAGAaaaaaaccctcatcacatttgctttgaaactttgataaccgagttcccttcttgagaatatagcatttgcaaccaaacactctaaaatatgagatatttggctttcttccaatgagcaactcatatggagtcttgttatgaaatctatggcaatacaatctattagaggcatgacaagccgtattgattgcttcagcccaaaaactatccgaaacattgtattcggagagcattgatcttgccatatcaatcaaggttctatttttcctctcaacaagaccattttgttccggagtgtacttggttgataattcatgcttgattcctttctcattacaccattcctcaactcttgtgtttctaaactcacttccattgtcactcctcactttcttcaccttgagctcaaattcattttcggcccttgtaaagaatttcttgaatgtggcatatgtatcggccttgtcatgaagaaagaaaacccatgtatatcttgagtaatcatccactaccaaaagacaatagcaatttccaccaatacttctatatgttgtaggaccaaataaatccatatgcaataattccaatggtctctcggttgacatgacactcttagtgggatgagtatttgcaacttgctttccggcttgacatgcactacataacttatctttttcaaacttcacattcttcaacccaactactaagtcatgcttcaaaagtcgattgagttgcttcatgccaacatgaccaagccttctatgccataaccaacccaaggatgattgagtgaataagcaagtggacaagtttgcctttttagtagcaaaatccacaagatatacatcctcatgtctaaatcccgtaaagat
This portion of the Panicum virgatum strain AP13 chromosome 2N, P.virgatum_v5, whole genome shotgun sequence genome encodes:
- the LOC120658080 gene encoding formin-like protein 11, whose product is MVHQKEDQNSGQVSTNPSVTPAETDKQAPSDNPGKNKESSSSSSASSEDIEDDEFFQIEGPILGSTLSFGQNPVITDIRQQSSSSSKHGSHAPTDPKQSPSVQAMSRAPDERPDPKRIPSSIFARSKSTSPADWSVTSNESLFSINAGNASFSKDHFFLYGKSGELSNPNDPLAPLPPLPRPSTSSSPMRSETAKMTVQASAKLKPAAREGDQDGGDGNTDYIHSLSHRSDASATSFAFPILASDGRNSGSVKDDPPELARQSTSHSQSLSVSQQAEPLAEQEAPKVQAETREADQQAPEPAPEPEPAPAPAPAPAPAPASAAEPAPQPPAPAKWFPCCSCCPFCC